The following DNA comes from candidate division WOR-3 bacterium.
GAAATAAGGACTATATGAAGTGGCTTGAAAAGTATAAACCGACAATTCCTAAATTAGAAAAAGAGTCGGATTATCCTGAATGGGCAATCAGTATTGCCGAAACGCTCTTAAATAAAACTGGTACTTGGCGGATTTTCCGACCAATCTATGAAAATAAAATACCACCGTGTAATAACGAATGTCCGGCTAACGAGCAGATTCAAAAGTATCTTGATTTAGTAAAACAAAACAAGTTTAAGGAAGCCTACGAAACGATAATTGAAGATAACCCGTTTCCATCTATTACTGGTCGGGTGTGTTATCATCCTTGTGAACAGGCGTGTAATCGTAAAGATTATGATGAACCATTAGCCATTCATTGTTGCGAACGGTTTTTAGGTGATTTTGGACTTGAGGCAAAACTGCTATATAAACCAAAAGAGAAGAGAAAAGAAAAGATTGCCATTGTTGGTTCGGGTCCGGCAGGCATGAGTTCAGCCTATTATCTTGGTTTAGCCGGCTTTGCCGTAACAGTTTATGAGGCCCAGCCAAAACTTGGTGGTCTGTTAAGATATGGTATTCCATCTTACCGATTGCCAAAAGATATTTTGGATGCAGAGTTAAAGAAATTATTAGCATTACAAGTTAATTTCAAAACCAATTGCACAATTGGTAAAGATATTACTTTATCGCAATTAACTCAACAATACGACTTTGTGATTATCGCTACTGGCTGTGCCAAAAGTCGACCTTTGGATATTCCTAATGAAAAAGGCGAAGGTGTCTATTCGGGTTTAGAATTTCTTTCGGAAGTTAATGCCAAGAAAAAACCTAAATTGGGCAAACGGGTTGCTATTATTGGAGGTGGCAATACGGCAATTGATGCTGCACGGGTCTGCTTACGACTGGGCTATCAGCCGATTATCTTATATCGTCGAACCCGGGCCGAAATGCCGGCAATTGCTGATGAGAT
Coding sequences within:
- a CDS encoding NAD(P)-binding protein, which gives rise to NKDYMKWLEKYKPTIPKLEKESDYPEWAISIAETLLNKTGTWRIFRPIYENKIPPCNNECPANEQIQKYLDLVKQNKFKEAYETIIEDNPFPSITGRVCYHPCEQACNRKDYDEPLAIHCCERFLGDFGLEAKLLYKPKEKRKEKIAIVGSGPAGMSSAYYLGLAGFAVTVYEAQPKLGGLLRYGIPSYRLPKDILDAELKKLLALQVNFKTNCTIGKDITLSQLTQQYDFVIIATGCAKSRPLDIPNEKGEGVYSGLEFLSEVNAKKKPKLGKRVAIIGGGNTAIDAARVCLRLGYQPIILYRRTRAEMPAIADEINAAETEGIPIEFLVAPVKVVRTKKGKVKGIELIRMKLGEPDASGRRRPVPIPNSNFVKNIDAILSAIGEEVELSILPPELKTTGWSIAVDEFGQTNIPNVFAIGDCVTGPKTVVEAIGAGKRVAQFIICQVQGQKLSPTESKKQIVTFSQLNPTYFEHQPRVSMPQISLAQRKRSFKEVNTGYNKIMVKDEAERCFSCGVCNKCDNCFVFCPDLSVMKNEDYEFDYDYCKGCGVCAAECPRNAITMVEESKVETE